A single region of the Cucumis melo cultivar AY chromosome 3, USDA_Cmelo_AY_1.0, whole genome shotgun sequence genome encodes:
- the LOC103485602 gene encoding putative serine/threonine-protein kinase has product MQSSSVLILASVASFSVATLFLFCIFFICKHFKSHHSTTRQRQVRHRNIDLSSFTVDESASFDPSLRISMAELRIATKNFSNDLVVGDGSFGLVYKARLSSGATVAIKRLNPDAFQGFREFRAEMETLGKLRHRNIVKILGYCVSGPDRLLIYEFIERGSLDNCLYETSSDDQDSDGYLPSRQPLPWDTRLKIMRGVANGLSYLHGLPQPIIHRDIKAGNVLLDSEFEAHIADFGLARMIETSNSHVSTQFAGTMGYMPPEYRAGVTVATVKADVYSFGILMFEVAMGQRPNLPMLLDEREVGLIEWARILVAQNRHMEMVDANISNDELVEANVKEYFRIACLCTSEKSRERPPMSNVVELLDRICDVKLRNDDEYQDKLDITVVQEKLDQ; this is encoded by the coding sequence ATGCAATCTTCCTCAGTCCTAATTCTCGCATCCGTCGCTAGTTTCTCCGTCGCAACCCTTTTCCTCTTTTGCATCTTCTTCATCTGCAAACACTTCAAATCCCATCATTCAACCACTCGTCAACGCCAAGTACGCCACCGCAATATAGATCTCTCCTCCTTCACCGTCGATGAGAGCGCCTCCTTCGATCCTTCCCTCCGAATCTCCATGGCCGAACTCCGTATCGCTACCAAGAATTTCAGCAACGATTTAGTCGTCGGCGATGGCTCCTTCGGCCTCGTTTACAAAGCTCGTCTCTCCTCCGGCGCTACCGTCGCTATCAAGAGACTCAATCCTGACGCCTTCCAAGGATTCAGAGAATTCCGAGCCGAGATGGAAACTCTAGGTAAACTCCGCCATCGGAATATTGTTAAAATCTTGGGATACTGTGTTTCCGGCCCCGATAGGCTCTTGATCTACGAATTCATCGAGAGAGGAAGTCTCGATAATTGCTTGTACGAAACCTCCTCCGACGATCAGGATTCCGATGGCTATTTGCCCTCGCGGCAGCCATTGCCATGGGATACCAGATTGAAGATCATGAGAGGGGTTGCTAATGGGCTTTCCTATTTACATGGCCTTCCTCAGCCCATTATCCATAGAGATATTAAGGCCGGTAATGTCTTATTGGACTCTGAATTCGAGGCCCATATTGCTGATTTTGGCCTCGCCCGTATGATCGAAACTTCCAATTCCCACGTTTCCACTCAATTCGCCGGAACCATGGGGTATATGCCGCCGGAGTATAGGGCTGGAGTGACGGTGGCCACGGTGAAGGCTGACGTGTACAGTTTTGGGATTTTGATGTTCGAAGTTGCAATGGGCCAAAGGCCCAATTTGCCCATGTTGTTGGACGAAAGAGAAGTGGGCTTAATAGAATGGGCTAGGATTTTAGTGGCCCAAAATAGACATATGGAAATGGTTGATGCTAATATTTCGAACGACGAATTAGTAGAGGCCAATGTGAAGGAGTATTTTAGGATCGCTTGTTTGTGCACGAGTGAGAAGTCTAGAGAAAGGCCTCCTATGTCTAATGTGGTCGAGTTATTGGATCGGATTTGCGACGTGAAGTTGCGCAACGATGACGAGTATCAAGATAAGCTCGATATCACAGTTGTTCAGGAAAAGCTCGATCAGTAG